A window of the Enoplosus armatus isolate fEnoArm2 chromosome 5, fEnoArm2.hap1, whole genome shotgun sequence genome harbors these coding sequences:
- the tsku gene encoding tsukushi: MKGTKDKMTLLLWLGLSLLASVQSSTVNNCHAGCHCEVESFGLFDSFSLTRVDCRGLGPSTTMPIPIPLDTAHLDLSSNSMGPLSDTMLAGPGYTTLVSLDLSSNHITKVSPNALSKLRYLETLDLSHNHLEILSSSCFSGLPLAEVDLSHNSFQEFDMDVFITKVNGEPVSVDLSHNQLVSVSTTLHGRILHIQSLNLSANRLLSVPRLAGLPLRYLNLDGNPITCIKEGAFAQLKDLVYLSISGLHELQEIEPYSFKSLQSLQVLDLSNNPKLKTLSPAAFSGLDSLQELNLSGSGVASLPNNMLTHLPSIKSITLGQNIHCWRTQKQGQFHRQLGQVQHNEVLNCNVEGIVS; encoded by the exons ATGAAAGGCACCAAA GACAAAATGACACTCCTCCTGTGGCTTGGCCTGTCGCTGCTGGCCTCTGTCCAGTCCAGCACCGTCAACAACTGCCACGCTGGTTGCCACTGTGAGGTGGAAAGCTTTGGCCTGTTCGACAGCTTCAGCCTGACCAGGGTGGACTGCCGAGGGTTGGGACCCAGCACAACCATGCCCATCCCCATCCCACTGGACACTGCCCACCTAGACCTGTCCTCCAACTCCATGGGCCCACTCAGTGACACCATGTTAGCTGGTCCAGGCTACACCACCCTTGTTAGCTTGGACCTCAGCAGCAACCATATAACAAAG GTAAGCCCCAATGCCTTGTCCAAACTGCGTTACCTGGAGACTCTGGATCTGAGCCACAACCATCTGGAGATCCTCTCCTCGAGCTGTTTCTCGGGCCTCCCTCTGGCTGAAGTTGACCTCAGCCACAACAGCTTCCAAGAGTTCGACATGGACGTGTTCATTACTAAAGTAAACGGTGAACCTGTCAGCGTGGATCTGTCTCATAACCAGCTTGTGTCAGTCTCCACGACTTTGCATGGACGAATCTTACACATTCAAAGCTTAAATCTGTCAGCGAACCGGCTGTTGAGCGTACCGAGGCTGGCAGGACTTCCGCTGAGGTACCTCAATCTGGATGGTAACCCCATCACCTGCATCAAGGAGGGAGCCTTTGCTCAGCTCAAAGATCTGGTTTATTTGTCCATCAGTGGCCTCCATGAGCTTCAGGAAATCGAGCCGTACAGCTTCAAGAGTCTCCAGAGCCTTCAAGTTCTGGATCTCTCAAACAACCCCAAACTCAAGACTCTGAGTCCTGCGGCTTTTAGCGGACTAGACTCCCTGCAAGAGCTGAATTTGTCTGGCTCTGGTGTTGCATCCTTGCCAAATAACATGCTGACCCATCTGCCCAGTATTAAGAGTATTACACTGGGACAAAATATCCACTGCTGGAGGACCCAGAAACAGGGACAGTTCCACCGGCAGCTGGGTCAGGTCCAACACAACGAGGTGCTGAACTGTAATGTGGAGGGCATCGTGTCGTGA
- the gucy2f gene encoding retinal guanylyl cyclase 2 codes for MQHISPNFRGALWESNHACMPTIKSRPTLTTLPFYNFLLWVLLGVLTFPCCVRCLIFKVGVLGPWNCDPVHYRALPAAAARLAVSRINGDLNLDLGLKMDFIILQEPCETSKALTAFIYYEKMADAFVGPTNPGYCVAASLLAKNWDKAIFSYGCVNYELDRATGYPTFARAVPFPTEVLFTVLKHFRWASVVVVSSNEDIWIDTAGRVATSLRNKGLPVGLVTSMGINETEVESTLRKIQAAGEIRVIIMCMHSILVGGEQQATFLLKAQKMGMTSGKYVFVPYDTLHYSVPYTNVSYFPLQNNSRLREAYDAVLTITMASEPLSFNEAFAAAKSSDEVTLAVQPEQVNPLFGTIYNSIYLLAKSIHNVRRGGMLLSGSNLAYFTKNITFSGFNQKVLVDTSGDVKTTYVVLDSDNRGGKLYQTYLVDLTSGVLRFAGRSIHFPGGSPPRSDSSCWFDKNAVCTGGVEVTYIIVVFAVIFTLAVGGLAISLYIRRRLQQIQLVKGPNRILLTLEDLTFINPQLSKKKITLEDLSESKSALDEKSADHSHSVNSMQTATHETTNVAVYEGDWVWLKKFEEGQFREVKQSTTKIFRKMKDLRNENVNPFLGFFSDCSMFAVVTEHCSRGSLQDLLRNEDVKLDWMFKSSLVLDLIKGMKYLHHRDFPHGRLKSRNCVVDGRFVLKITDYGFNELLESQKASIEEPPPEDLFWTAPEFLRDLAISRKGTYKGDVYSFSIILQEVVVRGPPYCMLGLPPEEIIRKVKKPPPMCRPTVAPDQAPLECIQLMKQCWSELPDRRPTFDEIFDRFKLINKGKKTNIIDSMLRMLEQYSSNLEDLIRERTEELEVEKHRTEKLLSEMLPPSVAEALKTGATVEPEYFDQVTIYFSDIVGFTTISSLSDPIEVVDLLNDLYSLFDAVLSNHDVYKVETIGDAYMVASGLPKRNGNKHAAEIANMSLNILSSVGTFHMRHMPDVPVRIRIGIHSGPCVAGVVGLTMPRYCLFGDTVNTASRMESTGLPYRIHVNMNTVKILHSLNEGYKIEVRGKTELKGKGIEETYWLVGKTNFTKPLPKPPEIKPGDNWQVMVTEEIKTLFRKANRQVDKKI; via the exons ATGCAACATATTTCTCCAAATTTCAGAGGGGCGCTATGGGAGTCCAACCATGCATGTATGCCCACAATTAAAAGCAGGCCAACTTTAACGACACTGCCCTTTTATAACTTTCTGTTATGGGTCCTCCTTGGAGTGTTGACGTTCCCTTGTTGTGTCCGCTGTTTAATATTCAAAGTGGGGGTCCTGGGGCCTTGGAACTGCGACCCTGTTCACTACAGGGCCCTCCCTGCCGCGGCCGCCAGGCTCGCTGTAAGCAGGATAAATGGAGACCTAAACCTGGATCTGGGCCTGAAAATGGACTTTATCATCCTCCAGGAGCCTTGCGAAACCTCCAAAGCCCTCACTGCGTTTATCTACTATGAGAAGATGGCGGATGCGTTCGTGGGGCCCACCAACCCGGGATACTGTGTTGCAGCTTCTCTGCTGGCCAAGAACTGGGATAAGGCCATCTTCTCTTACGGCTGTGTTAACTACGAGCTGGACCGAGCCACAGGATACCCGACCTTTGCTAGGGCTGTGCCGTTTCCCACTGAGGTGCTGTTCACCGTGTTGAAACACTTTAGGTGGGCCAGTGTTGTGGTGGTCTCATCCAATGAGGATATTTGGATAGACACCGCTGGGAGAGTTGCTACATCTCTGAGGAACAAGGGGCTTCCAGTTGGCCTGGTTACATCTATGGGTATAAAtgagacagaggtggagagcaCGCTGAGGAAGATCCAGGCTGCAGGAGAGATCAGGG TCATCATCATGTGCATGCACTCAATCCTGGTTGGAGGGGAGCAGCAGGCTACTTTTCTTCTCAAAGCACAGAAAATGGGCATGACTTCGGGGAAGTATGTGTTTGTGCCCTACGACACCCTCCACTACAGCGTGCCCTACACCAATGTCTCCTACTTCCCCctacaaaacaacagcaggctGAGGGAGGCCTATGATGCTGTGCTCACTATCACCATGGCCTCTGAGCCTCTGTCCTTCAACGAGGCGTTCGCTGCTGCCAAGAGCAGCGATGAAGTGACGCTAGCTGTGCAGCCAGAGCAG GTAAACCCATTATTTGGGACCATCTATAACAGTATCTACCTGTTGGCCAAGTCCATCCACAATGTCAGGAGAGGAGGcatgctgctgtcaggctcAAACCTGGCCTACTTCACAAAGAACATAACCTTCAGTGGCTTCAACCAGAAGGTCCTGGTGGACACTAGCGGTGATGTTAAGACCACCTATGTCGTCCTGGACTCTGACAACAGGGGGGGCAAGCTGTACCAGACCTATCTGGTGGATCTAACGTCCGGAGTGCTTCGTTTTGCTGGGAGGTCCATTCATTTTCCTGGAGGATCTCCACCGCGGTCCGATTCCAGCTGCTGGTTTGACAAGAATGCCGTCTGCACGGGCG GTGTGGAGGTCACCTATATCATTGTGGTGTTTGCTGTCATCTTCACTCTGGCTGTAGGAGGGCTCGCTATAAGTCTTTATATCAG GAGGAGACTCCAACAAATCCAGCTGGTCAAAGGTCCCAATCGGATCCTCCTGACCTTAGAGGATCTCACGTTTATCAATCCTCAGCTTAGCAAAAAG AAAATCACTTTAGAGGATCTGAGCGAGTCCAAGAGCGCTCTAGATGAGAAATCTGCTGACCACTCGCACTCTGTGAACAGCATGCAGACGGCAACTCATGAGACCACCAATGTAGCTGTGTATGAG GGCGACTGGGTGTGGCTGAAGAAATTTGAGGAGGGGCAGTTCAGAGAAGTGAAGCAGAGCACGACCAAGATTTTCAGAAAG ATGAAAGACCTGAGAAACGAGAACGTGAATCCGTTCCTCGGCTTCTTCTCGGACTGCTCCATGTTTGCGGTGGTGACGGAGCACTGCTCGCGGGGCAGTCTGCAGGACCTGCTGAGGAACGAGGACGTTAAATTAGACTGGATGTTCAAGTCCTCACTTGTCCTCGACCTCATCAAG GGTATGAAATACCTTCACCACAGAGATTTCCCCCATGGCAGGCTAAAATCTCGTAACTGTGTGGTAGACGGCCGTTTTGTCCTCAAGATTACTGACTATGGCTTCAATGAGCTGCTGGAGTCTCAGAAAGCTTCTATAGAAGAACCTCCTCCTGAAG ATCTGTTTTGGACAGCTCCAGAGTTCTTAAGGGACCTTGCAATCTCACGTAAAGGCACCTACAAGGGAGACGTGTACAGCTTTTCTATCATCCTCCAAGAGGTGGTGGTCAGGGGGCCACCGTACTGCATGCTGGGCCTGCCACCCGAGG AGATCATCCGAAAGGTGAAGAAGCCTCCTCCAATGTGCCGCCCCACTGTGGCCCCGGACCAGGCTCCTCTGGAGTGTATCCAGCTGATGAAGCAGTGCTGGAGCGAACTGCCAGACCGCAGACCAACGTTTGATGAGATCTTTGACAGG TTCAAGTTAATCAACAAGGGTAAGAAGACCAACATCATTGACTCCATGCTGAGGATGCTGGAGCAGTACAGCTCCAACCTGGAGGACCTCATCAGAGAGAGAacggaggagctggaggtggaaaaacacagaacagaaaagttACTGTCAGAGATGCTCCCACC CTCTGTGGCTGAGGCCCTGAAGACCGGTGCCACAGTGGAGCCAGAGTACTTTGACCAGGTGACAATCTACTTCAGCGACATTGTAGGCTTCACCACCATCTCCTCGCTCAGCGATCCCATCGAGGTGGTCGACCTTCTCAACGACCTCTACTCCCTGTTTGACGCCGTGCTCAGCAACCACGACGTCTACAAG GTGGAGACCATTGGTGATGCTTACATGGTAGCATCTGGTCTGCCAAAGAGAAACGGCAACAAGCACGCTGCTGAGATCGCCAACATGTCTCTGAACATCCTCAGCTCAGTAGGAACCTTCCATATGCGGCACATGCCAGACGTGCCCGTCAGGATACGCATAGGAATCCACTCAG GCCCCTGTGTCGCTGGGGTGGTAGGTCTGACTATGCCTCGGTACTGCCTTTTTGGAGACACCGTCAACACTGCCTCTCGTATGGAATCCACTGGGCTGC CTTATAGAATCCATGTAAATATGAACACTGTGAAGATCCTCCATTCTCTCAATGAGGGTTATAAAATAGAAGTCAGAGGCAAGACAGAGCTGAAG gGTAAAGGTATTGAAGAGACATACTGGCTTGTGGggaaaacaaactttacaaagCCTTTGCCAAAACCGCCAGAGATCAAACCAGG GGACAACTGGCAGGTGATGGTGACAGAGGAGATCAAGACCCTTTTTCGCAAGGCCAACAGGCAGGTGGACAAAAAGATCtga
- the serpinh1b gene encoding serpin H1b encodes MWMTNVVALCLLALVASAEDKKLSSHAITLADNSANLAFSLYHKMAKEKDIENILISPLVVASSLGMVALGGKASTASQVKTVLSADKLKDEQLHAGLSELISEVSNVKTRNTTWKINNRLYGPSSVSFADDFVKNSKKHYNYDHSKINFRDKRSAVSSINEWAAKSTGGKLAEVTKDVQNPDGAMIVNAMFFKPHWDEKFHDKMVDTRGFLVTRSFTVGVPMMHRTGLYDFYEDKENRVLVLNMPLGQKQASMIYIMPHHLEPLQRLEKLLTRKQVDTWLSKMENSAVAISLPKVSMEVSHNLQKHLAELGLTEAVDKAKADLSNISGKKDLYLSNVLHASALELDVDGNPYDSSIFGTEKLRNPRLFYVDHPFIFMVKDNKTNSIMYIGRVVRPKGDKMRDEL; translated from the exons aTGTGGATGACAAACGTTGtagctctgtgtctgctggccCTCGTGGCCTCTGCAGAGGACAAGAAGCTGAGCAGCCATGCCATCACGCTGGCTGATAACAGCGCCAATCTGGCCTTCAG CCTCTACCACAAAATGGCAAAGGAGAAAGACATAGAGAACATCCTCATCTCTCCTTTGGTGGTGGCCTCCTCTCTGGGAATGGTGGCTCTTGGCGGCAAGGCCTCCACTGCCTCCCAGGTCAAAACTGTTCTCAGTGCTGACAAACTGAAGGATGAGCAACTGCATGCAGGCCTGTCCGAGCTGATCTCTGAG GTGAGCAATGTCAAGACACGCAACACTACCTGGAAGATCAACAACCGCCTGTATGGCCCCAGCTCTGTCTCCTTTGCTGATGATTTTGTGAAAAACAGCAAGAAGCATTACAACTACGACCATTCAAAAATAAACTTCAGGGACAAGAGGAGTGCAGTGAGCTCCATCAACGAGTGGGCAGCCAAGTCGACAGGTGGCAAGCTGGCTGAGGTCACCAAGGATGTGCAGAACCCAGATGGAGCCATGATTGTCAACGCCATGTTCTTCAAGC CTCACTGGGATGAGAAATTCCATGATAAAATGGTGGACACACGTGGTTTCCTGGTTACCCGCTCATTCACCGTTGGTGTTCCCATGATGCATCGTACAG GCCTGTACGACTTCTACGAGGACAAAGAGAACCGTGTCCTTGTGCTGAACATGCCTCTGGGCCAGAAGCAGGCCTCTATGATCTATATCATGCCGCACCACCTGGAGCCCCTGCAACGTCTGGAGAAACTCCTGACCAGGAAGCAGGTGGACACATGGCTCAGCAAGATGGAGAACAGTGCTGTGGCCATTTCCCTCCCCAAAGTCTCAATGGAAGTCAGCCACAACCTGCAG AAACATCTGGCTGAGCTCGGCCTGACTGAGGCTGTGGACAAAGCCAAGGCCGACTTGTCCAACATCTCTGGAAAGAAGGACCTCTATCTCTCCAACGTCCTCCACGCCTCAGCCCTGGAGTTGGATGTGGATGGAAACCCGTATGACTCCAGCATCTTCGGCACCGAAAAGCTGAGGAACCCCAGACTTTTCTACGTAGACCATCCCTTCATTTTCATGGTGAAGGACAACAAGACCAACTCCATCATGTACATCGGCAGAGTGGTTAGACCCAAAGGAGACAAGATGCGTGACGAGctataa